ACCACGCTGGCTGTTGGGCACACCTGGCGAGGAGCCTCGGCTAGGCATGCCACCAGCGCGCGCTTCCTGAGTGGTGGCGTCCGGCGGCCGAGTGCGCGGTGGCGAACGAAGAGCCCGTAGCGTCGCGAATAGTTCGCAGAGAAGCCCCAATTCGTGGAGTGAGCGACGGCTCGCACCAGGTAAGCCTGCTCCCCATCAGGACACTTGAACTCCGCATCCACTAGTTCCCGGGCGCGTTCTGCTTCGAGTTGGACATACTCGACGTCGCTCAGTTGCTTCACACTCGAGTCCAGTTCGCGGTCGTTCACGGTGCCGAAGGTCACCGGGCTCAGCTCTCCCTCAGGGACGCGTAGGTACTCCGTGTCCCAGGCATCGGCGCCCTTCGCCTTGGGCGGGTGCTGGCAGTGCTCTGCTTCGCTCAGTGGCGGTGGTTCTGGAGGAACAGGAGTCGCAGGTTCTTCCCCTGGAATTGCGGTGGCGTCGCTCGGCTCGCTCGGCGCAAGGGCGGTCACCTGTTCAGCGGGGGCGTGAGATCCATGCGGATCTGCGAGGGGTCGGCGCGCGGGCTCTGAGCACGCCACAGCCAAGCAGAATCCGAGGCAAGCAGTGAGTCGCATGCGCCAATGCTACGTCCAAGCATCGCAGGAGTTCTCGACTGCGCGAAAATGCGACTACTGCATGGCCTTGGCGCGCGCCTCCGCCCGTTCCCACATGCGTACGTAGCCCTCAGCCGAACGAAACATGGGCTCCAGCGTCTCGTCGTCGACACCGGTGTTGCGGGCATCTTGGATGTACTCTGGCAGCAGGCCGATGTGCAGCATGCCCTCGGTGTTGAAGTCGACGTCGCGATTTCCGAGGTGAGGCGGGCTGAAGGTTACGCTTCCGTCGAAAGAAGTGAATGGGTAGCTGACTCGGGTGGCGTCATCTTGTCCGCCTCCACACGGGCTGTTGTCGCCGAAGCGTGGGCGTGGCCCGCCAGCGAAGCCGTTGAGATCGAAAGAGAGCCCTTCCGCGGGGTAACCGCCGTTCATGGTGATTTCCTGGAGTGAGTTGCGCAGGCCGTTCGCCACGTTGCCGGGGTCGTTCGGATCCGCACAGCGCCCGAAATCCGCTCCGCGCATGCCACCGAGCGCGTAGACGTGGCCGTCGTTGCTGCCGCCATGAGTCTTGGTTGCCGGGTAGTCCGCGGCGTCAAGCATCTCATAGACGCGCTCGAGGGAGCGCTGCGGGAGGTGGGCGATGTCCGGGATCATGCCGCGCTTCATCAGTCCGAGGATCAGCTTCTCCCCGAGGGGCGTGAGCCCGAACTTCTGACAGTACTCGCCCTCGAGCGCTGGTTCCTGGATCGCGCCGAGTAGCGGCAACAGCTTGGTCACCACGTTGTCTGCGAAGCCGCTCATGTCCAAGGGCGGTTCTGAGTCGAAGGCATCTCGAGGCTTGTTGAGCCCGCCGAAGGTCACTCCCCCGTGATCGAATGTGACGTCGATGCCGGGGCAGTCTTGGACTTTGCTGGTGTAGTGACCGCTGTTGATCACGTTGCCGAGCTCGATGATGCCATTGCTGCCGTCGCCGGCGGTGAAGCCGTTGTCGTATTTGTGTACGGGAAAGACCACGCGGACACCGAGCTCCTGATAGCGGTCCAGCGCTGCATTCATCGTATCTTCGCTGCAGGTCTCAAAGCCGTCGGGGGGGGTGAGGAAGCAATCGAACACGTTGGAGATCTCGATCCCCAACACCACCGCGAGCTTGCCCGCCTTGATGGCTTCGCGAGCCTCAGCCGGAGAAGTGACGACCTTGAACCAGCCTTTGCCGGGGCCACCGGACTGGGCATCGATGTAGCGCTCGAGGTTCTTCGTCTCCTCGATGGTGCGCTCCACGCTCACCATGTCGTTGCAGGAGTAACGCACCTCCTGGGCTTTGGTGCCGCGAACCAAATCGCACAGCACCGAGTTGCCCGTCGCGAGATTCACCACCAGTCGCAGCCCAGCGAGGTACGCGCGCTCGATCCAACGGTAGTACATCGTTTGGTGAGTCGAGCTATTCCACGAGTTGGGCCAGGCGGTGAAATCCGGGTAGCCCGTCGTCTCGTGATTGAACACGGGGACCTCGCCGCTGGTCAGGATCGGGATCAGCGAGGTGATGTCCCCGAGGCCGGTGTCGTTGTCGTAGAAGTAGCCGACGATGTCGCGCTTGCCGTCTTGGCCGTGCCAGAGCGAACAGTCAGGCAGTGCGTGCTCTACCCCCAAGCGATGAAACGGCGAACCGTGGTAGATCCCACCCCCGCCGAAGCCGAAGTTGGTGAAAATGTGCGAGTGGATCTCCGCGATGCCGTACAGGTCGCCGTCGTCCCACTGCGTCTTGGTCGGCGTGCCCTCCGCGTCCAGCTCGAGCTCTGGGAAGGTGGCACAGTCTTCCTCGGGGAAAAGCGTGATGATCGCGGCCTGCTTTGCGTCGTCGGTTAGACCGCTCAACGTCAGATACAGGCCGCTCTGATAGTGCTTCAGCTGGAAGCGCTCGGCGTCCCGTTCGGAGACTTCGATTTCCCATTCCGCGGGGGAACGGAAGCTGTCGTCCAGCAGCTGCACCGAGTCTTGGAGCTCGCTCGCCCTAACGAACTCGTACTTCGTCGGTTCAGAACCTTCGACGGCTTGCGCGGTGAAGTAGCGCTGCTCCTTGTCGTAGAACAGGTAGGTGCCGAGGTCCGTCGCGCGCATGCGAAAGTGCGCCGCGGAGTCGGCGAGGGCTGCGCTGAACTCATACGCGTCGCCGCCCGCGCTCGCAGCCAAATGCGTGGGTTCGGCCTTCCCGGAGAAGCCCTGCATTGCGTAGCAACCGCTCGCATAGCCGAACACTCCGTCGTTCGCCGGCGGGTCTGGCAACACGATGGGCTGGGCGGTCTCTTCAGTCGACTCGCAGCCCGAGAAGGCTAGCGCGAGGAAGGATAGGGCAAGGTAACGGCGCACACCGGACATCTGGCCAAGATGGCAGCACTGGGGGCGATAGGAAAGCGCCAAGCGGTGCCCAATCGCGTACCGCTGGAACTAGCGTGTCCCCAGCGTCGGGAGCCCGACGGCGTGGCATCGTTGGAACAGCGGAGCGCTCCAGTTCATGCGGTTTGCCGCATTGCGGCGAAGATGCTCCCTCACCCGCAAACCTCGGGGAAACGCGTGTTATCTTGCCTCGATCTGGTCCTAGGCTAGCCTGCGCTCGTGGCAGAGCGTGAGACCAAGCTAGCTTCGAAACTCGAAGAGTTACTCGAGCGCTTCAGCGAGGAGCGCCCGGTGCTCCGCCCACCCGCGGGGGCTGCTGCTTGGCAAGCTCTCGCTGAGCGCTTTCCGAACGGGCACTGTCGGCGCTGGTTCGAGGCCTGCGATGGTCAGGACACGGCCTACTCGTTCTACGACTCCCACGAGCTGGTGACTCTGTCGGAGGCCGCTGACGCGATGCGTATCGCGGATGATATCCGGGCGGAACCAGACGGGTACTGGGTCGAGCCGCAGTGGCTGGCGATCGCCGCGGACAATTCAGGGCAACACATCATGATCGATGACCGCGACGGCCGGGTGCTCGCGGTGGCCCACGACGACGACAACGTACCCGTGCTGGCTGAGTCTCCGGAGGCTTGGTTGCAGAGCCTGCTCGATGGTCTGGATGATGGCAGCATTCAGTGGGATCGCACCTTTGGTCTGATTGAGACCAAGGTGCTGGAAGACGTGGCTGCGTACAAACAGGCTCAAGCGGAGCGCAAGCAACAGGCAGCGCAGATGACCCCGAAGCAGCGCCTGGGGCTGTTCCTGACGCTGGGCATCACCATGGGCCTGATGGGCCTGTTGATCTGGTGGCTCGAGTCGCGGCGCTGATCACTCGATCTTTGCGCGCAGTTCACCGAGCTGTCGGCCGCCGGAGTCGCAAAGTCGCACCCTCACCCCCAGAAAATTTCACGGTGGTGTCCAAAACTCGGGGGCTCGCGCATCCTTGGTAGTCGCTGCAGTGGATAGCGGCGGAAAGGACACCAGAGGATGCCGAAGTTTTTGTGTTTGCAGCGCAGTGTGCCCACCAGCGGGGAGGCGATGTCCCCAGCTGAAATGCAGGGGATGTACGAGAAGTTCAACGCCTGGCGAGAGCAGTTCAAGGACAACCTCGTCGATCTTGGAGGGCGCCTCGGAAGCGGCAAGGTCGTCACGGCGGAGACGCTCGATGGGCCGCTAGTCGAGGTCAAGGAGCTGGTCGGTGGCTACATGATTGTCTCCGCGGAAACGCTCGAGGAGGCCGCGGAGATCGCCAGCGGCTGTCCCGGGTTGGTGCGTCCCGGATCAGGCGTCGAAGTGATCGAGATCCGCACGCCTTGACGCTGGAGCTCTCGCCCCGCTTCTTTCGCCACCAGTATGGGCGCTTGGTTGCCAAGTTGGTGCGTCGCTTCGGCGTGCACCAGCTTGGGCGGATCGAGGACGCCGTGCAACAGGCGCTCGTGGTTGCGCTCGAGAGCTGGGGTCGAACGACCCTGCCTGACGACCCTGCAGCGTGGCTCTACCGCGTCGCCGTGAACGAATTTTTGGGGGAGGCGCGCCAGCGCAGCCGTCGGGGACACATTCTCGAGCGCTACACCTCGGACGACGCAGTGGAAGCCGTCGACGTGAAACTCGAAGGCGAGCTCAGCGACGACGAGCTGCTTCTGCTGTTCGTGTGTTGTGACCCAGATATCCCCGTGGAATCCCAGCTGGTGTTCGCCCTGCGCTCGTTGTGTGGTTTCGGCGTACGCGAGATTGCCCTGCGTTTGTTTACTTCCGAGGCCAACGTATACAAGCGCCTGGGCCGTGCTCGCGAGCGCTTGCGTGGGCTTCCCCGAGATCTCGACCTCGAGCCGCAGAACTACGCTGAGCGGCTCCCCGCTGTGCGCGCTGTGTTGTACTTGCTCTTCACCGAGGGCTACCTGTCGGCTCACCCTGAAGTCGCCATCCGGCGGGAGCTCTGCGAAGAGGCGTTGCGGCTCGCGGAGCAACTCGCAGCGCACCCTGTCGGCGCGGATCCGGAGACCGCGGCGCTGATCGCCTTAATGCACCTCCACTTGGCGAGGCTTGGCGCGAGGCAGGATGCTGCGGGTGGTTTGCTGTTGCTCGAGGAACAAGATCGCCAAGCGTGGGATGCGGCGCGGATCCAGCTGGGCTTCCACTGGCTGGCCCGCTCAGCGGACGGAGACGCCTTTACGAGATACCATGCGGAAGTAGGTATCGCCGCAGAACACTGCCTGGCGTCTTCATTCAAGGAGACGAATTGGCGGCGTATCGTCGAGTGCTACGAGCTGCTCGAAGCGGTGAGCCCTTCTCCGCTGCATCGCCTGAACCGAGCGCTAGCCCTGGCGGAGCTTTCGGGAGCCTCGGCGGCCCTTCGGTGCTTGGAAGCGGAAGCGCCGCCGGGTTGGCTCGCCGGATCGTACCTGTGGCTCGCAGCGCTCGCCGACTTGTGTCGCCGTGCGGGAGACGGCGCGCGCGCCGACCGGTACAAGCGAGAGGCCTTGGAACAAGCTCCCAATGCTGCGATCCGCGTGCTGCTCGAACGCCGCCTGAGCGACTGACTTCGTCGCGCCAACACGCTGCTACTGATGAGCTGCGTGCCAGGCGTTGACCTCGACTATCCCCCGAATCAAGGAGCGCACGGCTTCTGCCTCCACGCCGTAGGGGATCTTCACGGCGCCGCGACCCGCGACCTCGATCACCATGCCGGTGAACGTGTCGTCGAGCTCGCGTCGGATCGCGCTTAACGGGATCGCCTCGCGTGCTTCGAACTCCTTGCACACGAGGTGAGAGGGCGTGACGACCACCGCGTCCTTGGCGGAGCCGAAGGTGGTCAAGTCGACTGCTCCGAACAGCGGCATCTGGCTGAGTTCGCCGGGCAGCACGAACTGGTAGAGATTGGCGTGCTGCGAGCTGGGGATCCCGTCGATCCAAACTCGCTTGCCCAAGTGAGGCGTGAGTGAAGCGCGCACGCAGTGCAGGTAGTCGACCTGTGGTTGAGGCGACGGCGTACCCGCAGCGGAAGCGGCTGGAGCCTCCATCGCGGCTTCAGTGAGGTGGTAGGTTGGGTCGAACACGTCCACGAAGCGCGGCGATTGAATGTAGTGCTGCCGCTCGCACGTGGCTGGATAGAGGCACTCGCTCAGGCTCCTCATCAGCTGCTGCCAAACGGCGAAGCCCACCTGAGGGGTGGTGAAACCGCCGTAGCGCCCCGCCTGCATCACCACCTCGCTGGTGCCGTCCCCGCGGCTCCGGATCTGGACGCCCCAGTCTAGAGTCACCTCTCCAAAGCCGCTTTGCCACTCCCACTTCAGCGCCTTGACTGCTGACTTCAACCCGTAGTGAGCGTTCAGTTGCTGTGCTACCTCGGGGAAATAGCCAGAGTCCCAGCGCGGCGGGCTCAACATGCCGCCCTCACGTAAGATGGCTGGGGCAGCGAGGCAGCCGTTCAGGATCCCGTAGTGCTCCCCGGGCATGCTCGACATGCCTGAAAACGGCTGGACGTAGCAGTGGTGCCAGCCTCCTGAGTCGAAACGCAGCACCTGGAGCGCGTCGATACCTAGCTTGCCCCCGAAGAGGTTCTTCAGGGCGCTGACCGTCGCGCCGCCCACGCCGCGCCCTTCCGGCGAGATGTCGACGGCTTCCACGATCCGCGCGTTGGTCTTGAGCGCTTCGTCGATCAGGCCTCGTTGCTGTCGTTGTCTCCCGGCATGGGCCCGGTCGTCGATGAAGCTCACCGTGAATTGCTACACCGCAACACTTCGAGCGGCCAGCTGGGATTCGGACGTCGACCGATTCCCAGCTGACCTACGGAACGGCACTACATGCTTGCGGTCAGCTCGAAGGCGCCGCCTTCTTGAGCGTTGTGGCCTTGGACCACGATCGTGACCGGCGTGCCTGCAGTGACGTCGACGTCGAGCTGCTCGCTTTGACCGGCCCAGCCGCTGTTCGAGCAGCGCAGTTGATCGGGATCAACGGGGCCGCAGGTGCTCAAGGCAACCAAGTCAAGATTCCCTGCGGAAGTAAGATCCAGGTGGAGCGTTCCGCTCGTTGCCGGGGTGAAGGTGTAGGCGCGTTCGGCACCGCTCTGGTAAGCACAGAAGCCGCTGGTGTCGAAGTAGTGCGTGCCGCTGTCCACGTTGCCGGATACCGGTGTGTTCAGACTCAAGGTAGGGAGCCCGGCACAGAGGGGCGTCCACTCGATGGTGGAGCAATCTGCTGAACAGCCGTCGTTGTCGGTTTGATTTTTGTCGTCGCACACTTCGCGGCCGCTCACCACGCCGTCGCCGCAGTTCTCCTCGACGTAGCTTGCCGAGAGCACGAACAAGCCTTGGGCGCCGGGGTAGGCCCCACGCACCGTCACCAGGAGCGGCTTCGTGGGCGCTGCCTCGAAGTTGATCTCCAAGTAGTCGGTGCCCGGCAGGTTTTGGCACTTGAGCTCGCTGTTGGCGTCGGCACAGTCGGCGAGCACACTGATGCCGAGATCCGCCGCGCTGTCGAGCTCGAGAATCAGCTTGCCAGGGCTGGGTGGCGCGAACGCGTAGAGCTTCGAGGGATTCGCGATGTACGGGTCGCAGAATGAAGCGTAACCGGTTGGCCCTCCTTCATTGCTGTCGAAGTTGATGCCCAGGCTGAGCGGCTCTGCTTGGTCGCAAAGCTTGCCGGGTTCGGCGGAACGGCAGTCCCCGGAGCACCCATCCCCGCTCTCGGTGTTGCCGTCATCGCACTGCTCGCCTCCTATCAGGTCGAGCTGCTTGTCGCCGCAGACCGGCCGCGTGTGGCAAACCCCGATGCTTGGGTTCGAGAACAGTGGCAAGCAGTCTTGATTCGGACCGCACACTGGGTCGTTCATCTTGCACAGGCGCTCGCAGAGCTTGGCCTGTTCCTCGGGGAACCAATTGATGCACAGGCCGCGGAACATATCGCCTTCTGGGCCACAGTCGCGCAGGTCTGGGCTGGACGTCTCGCACTCAGTGCCCACCGGCGCCTGATCACCGACGGCCAGGGGTTCGCACAGGTTGATCTGCGAACAGTACGTCCCACTCGGGCAGTCGCCCTTGTCAGTGAGGTAGTCACATGCCTTCTGGCAGCGCGACGGATCACCCGTGCAGAACGCACCTGCCTCACAGCCTGTGGAAACGTCTGACGGTGTGCAGGCTTCCCCGACTTTAGCGGTTCCCGTGGCGATGCAAACGCCGGTCTCTTGAACGGGTCCGAGGGGGAAGCACACTTCGCCTTCGGCGCAGACGCCTGAGGCGTGCTGCGTGCACTCGGTGTAGCAAGCGCCAGCGGCTGAACCCCCTTCATCACGCTCGATCAACGCGCCAATCTGGGACATGCAGCGCTGCCCTTCATCGCAAAACGGCGGGTCGAAGGTGAGGCTGCACTCATAGGCCACGCACTTGTGCGTCTCGACGTCGCAGACCTGCCAAGCTTCGTTCGGGCAGTCTTCCGCGCTATCGCACTCGCCGCCGTTCACCGGTGTGGTATCGAAGGACCAAGAGGGCAAATCGAAGCAGGTGCCGCCCGGCACTTCGTTCCAGCTCAAGTCGGCGTTCTGAGTCACTTCCACGAGCTGCACCGAGTCAACGCTGCCCGCACCGGCGCCTTCGAAGAAGTCGAGCTTGTCGAGCTTCATGGTTCCCGACTTTTGGAAGAACACACGGCGGGGTCGGTTCACTTCGTCGTAGGCCACGAGCAACACGCAGTGCTCGCAGGTGCCGTAGTTGTCGTCGGGCGACTGACTCAAGTCGTAGCTGCCTGCCGGCAGGCCGCTACCTTCGTCGTACAGCTCGAGTGCGAGCCGGGTCTTCGCGTAGCCAGCGAGTGGATGGTCGACGCGAGCCTGGAGTGCGAAGGCGCCGAAGCTGCCGAAGTACAGCGATGTGTCTTCTGGCGTGAGGGTCACGCAGCCACCACTCCCGCCGGTGCCAGCCGTGCCACCGGTTTCGCTGCCAGCAGTGCCGCCGGTTCCAGCCGTTCCTCCGCTGCCGCTGGTTCCACCGCTCCCCGCGGTGCCCGCCGTACCCGCGGTGCCGCCGCTCGACGGAGCAGAATGTGCGACTTCGTCGCTACCGCAACCGCTGAGCGTCAGTGGAAGAATCAAGCCTGCCAAGCATCGCCATCGCATCGTCATGGCCAAACCATGGTGGAAAGTGGCTCGTTGAGCGCCTGAAACCGATCTGAAAGTTTGGTCTCAGCTCACGCGTCTTCGTGCACGAGGAGCGGGATTTCGGCGGGGATCAGATACCCGGCGCCGTTCTGTTCGACGACCCCGCGAAGGCCCATCCGGCGCAACGTGGCGATCGCCGTGTAGACCCGCCCCGCTGCGGCGGAGGGCAGGATGCGCTCACCCGGCCAGCCCGCGCGGATCAAGTCATCAACGGATAGCGCAACTCCGGGCTGAGCGTGGCGCGCCGCGACCAACGCTCGCAGTACGCCTCGCACGGCACGCCGCCTCCCGAGAGCGACGTTGTGAGCTTGATCGGAGAGCCGGAAGAACGATGCGTCCTTCGCCACCAGGAGCGGCTTCTCCGGTGGCTTGACGAAGAACCGTGCGCGAAGGCGCCGCGCGAGGCGCACGTCGGCAAAGCCTTCTAGTTCGCTTCCTTGCGGCAACTCATGACCGCGAAGTACGTCGAGCACGGCGGCGAAGACCTTACGACGATCACGCTCCAAGAGCTGCGCGGCGTGGGCAAAGAGCCGCTCTGCGTCGCTCTGGTGGCCCTGCATCGCGTAGTACACTCCACGTAGCGTCACCATCACCCCTTCGTAGTCTCGGCCGTTTTCCCGGATCAGCGGCAGCGCGACGCGGATTTCGTCTTCCGCTGCGCGGAACTCACCGAGCTCGAGCAAGAGCCCAATCAGCCCGCACAACGCAAAGGCTTCGGCACGCTTCGCACCTTCCGCGTCGGCGATACGTCGCGCGCGATGGAAGTCGACCAGCGCCCGAGAGCTGTCGCCCGTCTCCTGCCTCACCCGCGCGATGTGACTCAGCGCGACGGCGGTCAAGTGCCTTGAGTTCATGAAGCGGATGGAGCGCCCGGACTCGATGATGCCCATGGCGTCAACCAGCTCGCCGAATGCCTCATCGAAGGCGCCCCGCTCCACTAGCAAGACGCCAAGAGAGAGGCGCGCGAACGCTTCCGCGAAGGCGTCAGCTCGCTGGACAGCCACGGAAATGCTCTCGCGAAACAGCGGCTCCGCGACGCTCCACGCATCTTGATTGACGTGGGTGTTGCCCACCATCGCAAGGGTCAGCGCGTGGCCAGATCCGTCATCTCCGGCCACTTGTGCCTCGGCAAACAACGCTCGACTCCGTTCCCACTGAGACTGGGCAGAGGCATTGCACCCGAGACCGACCAGCGCCTCGACTTCGATGCGCGCGTCTTCTGCTTTGAGCGCGAGCGCTCGCGCGTCTTCGAGGTCCGACTCGGCTTGACGATATTCCGCGAGGAATCGATTGAAGGTCCCAGACTTGAGCCTCACCTTCGCGCGCTGCAGCGTGGGGAGTTCGCTGATGTCGACGCGAGCGAGCAAATCGCGCGCCGCCGTGTAGGGTAACCCGTAGCCGGGGCTGGCCAGCCGCAGCGCGACCTCCGCCGCGCCGTGCTGATCCAGCAGCAAGCACGTCTCGAAGGCAGCCTTGAGGTTGGCTGCTTCGTCCTGGGAAGCGTTCGTCTCCAGCACCGCCGTGGCGGCGCGATTCGCCCAGTAGTTTGCGTGACGGGCTTCGATCACGTGCCACGTTCCGACGCTTCGGGCGTGAGCGACCAGCCAGTCCCGAACGCTTCGTGAAAGCACGTATCGCAAGTGGCCAGGCTGACGGGTCACCATCAGAAGGGAGTGATTGCGCGCTGCCATCAAGCCGGAGATCGCGTCCACCTCAGGGGCCACAACCTGTTCGAGACCCTCGAGATCGGTTCCTCCGGGGAACGCTGCGCAAGCGAGGAGGCACGACTGACCGTCTCCCTCTAGCAGGTCGAAGGAGGTCGCGATCGACGCGTCCAGGTCATGGTCCGTGTCGCGCCTCAGATGTTCGATGCGTGCGTGCAGCTGACCCGGCAGCAACACCCCAAGTCGTGGCGCTGCTAGCTCGATGGCTTGCGGCAATCCGCCGAGCGACCTGACCAAACGCTCTACGGCTTCCCGTTCGTCCCCTCCGAGGCGGATCCGCGCGAGTTCGAGCGTTCGCACACGCAGCAGCTCAGCGGCTTCTGACCATGCATCCGCGACGTTTGCGTCGATGCTTGCCTCGACGCCCAGGGGAGGGAGCTCCAGCTGCTCACAAGGCGCGCCCGTTCGCCGTCGGCTGGTTAGGATGAACGGCGTAGGGGACGCTTCGAACCAATGTGTGATGAGTTCATCCGCTTCTGCGCATAGCGACTCGCAGCCGTCGAGCACCAACATACGGGTGGTGTGTGACAGTTCGCGCTCGACACGCGCCAGTGCCTCCGCAGAGGTGCCCGTCGTTCCGGCGATGCCCAGCGCGGCAGCTACGCGCGCGACGAGCTCCGTTGGTTCCCTCACCCCCGAGAGACCCACGACCAAGAGCGTTGTCTGCGCTCTCCGGAGCGCCTCGGAGACCAAGCGAGTCTTACCCACCCCGGGCGGGCCGATGATGGCCAACGAGCGGCCCTCGGTGATCGCGTGGGTCAAGCACGCGAGATGCTCTTCGTGACCGACGAAAGAG
The Polyangiaceae bacterium genome window above contains:
- a CDS encoding membrane dipeptidase, translating into MSGVRRYLALSFLALAFSGCESTEETAQPIVLPDPPANDGVFGYASGCYAMQGFSGKAEPTHLAASAGGDAYEFSAALADSAAHFRMRATDLGTYLFYDKEQRYFTAQAVEGSEPTKYEFVRASELQDSVQLLDDSFRSPAEWEIEVSERDAERFQLKHYQSGLYLTLSGLTDDAKQAAIITLFPEEDCATFPELELDAEGTPTKTQWDDGDLYGIAEIHSHIFTNFGFGGGGIYHGSPFHRLGVEHALPDCSLWHGQDGKRDIVGYFYDNDTGLGDITSLIPILTSGEVPVFNHETTGYPDFTAWPNSWNSSTHQTMYYRWIERAYLAGLRLVVNLATGNSVLCDLVRGTKAQEVRYSCNDMVSVERTIEETKNLERYIDAQSGGPGKGWFKVVTSPAEAREAIKAGKLAVVLGIEISNVFDCFLTPPDGFETCSEDTMNAALDRYQELGVRVVFPVHKYDNGFTAGDGSNGIIELGNVINSGHYTSKVQDCPGIDVTFDHGGVTFGGLNKPRDAFDSEPPLDMSGFADNVVTKLLPLLGAIQEPALEGEYCQKFGLTPLGEKLILGLMKRGMIPDIAHLPQRSLERVYEMLDAADYPATKTHGGSNDGHVYALGGMRGADFGRCADPNDPGNVANGLRNSLQEITMNGGYPAEGLSFDLNGFAGGPRPRFGDNSPCGGGQDDATRVSYPFTSFDGSVTFSPPHLGNRDVDFNTEGMLHIGLLPEYIQDARNTGVDDETLEPMFRSAEGYVRMWERAEARAKAMQ
- a CDS encoding SMI1/KNR4 family protein; translation: MAERETKLASKLEELLERFSEERPVLRPPAGAAAWQALAERFPNGHCRRWFEACDGQDTAYSFYDSHELVTLSEAADAMRIADDIRAEPDGYWVEPQWLAIAADNSGQHIMIDDRDGRVLAVAHDDDNVPVLAESPEAWLQSLLDGLDDGSIQWDRTFGLIETKVLEDVAAYKQAQAERKQQAAQMTPKQRLGLFLTLGITMGLMGLLIWWLESRR
- a CDS encoding sigma-70 family RNA polymerase sigma factor; the encoded protein is MVAKLVRRFGVHQLGRIEDAVQQALVVALESWGRTTLPDDPAAWLYRVAVNEFLGEARQRSRRGHILERYTSDDAVEAVDVKLEGELSDDELLLLFVCCDPDIPVESQLVFALRSLCGFGVREIALRLFTSEANVYKRLGRARERLRGLPRDLDLEPQNYAERLPAVRAVLYLLFTEGYLSAHPEVAIRRELCEEALRLAEQLAAHPVGADPETAALIALMHLHLARLGARQDAAGGLLLLEEQDRQAWDAARIQLGFHWLARSADGDAFTRYHAEVGIAAEHCLASSFKETNWRRIVECYELLEAVSPSPLHRLNRALALAELSGASAALRCLEAEAPPGWLAGSYLWLAALADLCRRAGDGARADRYKREALEQAPNAAIRVLLERRLSD
- a CDS encoding DUF4215 domain-containing protein — translated: MIGGEQCDDGNTESGDGCSGDCRSAEPGKLCDQAEPLSLGINFDSNEGGPTGYASFCDPYIANPSKLYAFAPPSPGKLILELDSAADLGISVLADCADANSELKCQNLPGTDYLEINFEAAPTKPLLVTVRGAYPGAQGLFVLSASYVEENCGDGVVSGREVCDDKNQTDNDGCSADCSTIEWTPLCAGLPTLSLNTPVSGNVDSGTHYFDTSGFCAYQSGAERAYTFTPATSGTLHLDLTSAGNLDLVALSTCGPVDPDQLRCSNSGWAGQSEQLDVDVTAGTPVTIVVQGHNAQEGGAFELTASM
- a CDS encoding AAA family ATPase; the protein is MAAPPLALDGGESSFVGHEEHLACLTHAITEGRSLAIIGPPGVGKTRLVSEALRRAQTTLLVVGLSGVREPTELVARVAAALGIAGTTGTSAEALARVERELSHTTRMLVLDGCESLCAEADELITHWFEASPTPFILTSRRRTGAPCEQLELPPLGVEASIDANVADAWSEAAELLRVRTLELARIRLGGDEREAVERLVRSLGGLPQAIELAAPRLGVLLPGQLHARIEHLRRDTDHDLDASIATSFDLLEGDGQSCLLACAAFPGGTDLEGLEQVVAPEVDAISGLMAARNHSLLMVTRQPGHLRYVLSRSVRDWLVAHARSVGTWHVIEARHANYWANRAATAVLETNASQDEAANLKAAFETCLLLDQHGAAEVALRLASPGYGLPYTAARDLLARVDISELPTLQRAKVRLKSGTFNRFLAEYRQAESDLEDARALALKAEDARIEVEALVGLGCNASAQSQWERSRALFAEAQVAGDDGSGHALTLAMVGNTHVNQDAWSVAEPLFRESISVAVQRADAFAEAFARLSLGVLLVERGAFDEAFGELVDAMGIIESGRSIRFMNSRHLTAVALSHIARVRQETGDSSRALVDFHRARRIADAEGAKRAEAFALCGLIGLLLELGEFRAAEDEIRVALPLIRENGRDYEGVMVTLRGVYYAMQGHQSDAERLFAHAAQLLERDRRKVFAAVLDVLRGHELPQGSELEGFADVRLARRLRARFFVKPPEKPLLVAKDASFFRLSDQAHNVALGRRRAVRGVLRALVAARHAQPGVALSVDDLIRAGWPGERILPSAAAGRVYTAIATLRRMGLRGVVEQNGAGYLIPAEIPLLVHEDA